A single region of the Accipiter gentilis chromosome 6, bAccGen1.1, whole genome shotgun sequence genome encodes:
- the NME9 gene encoding thioredoxin domain-containing protein 6: MAAKKKEVVLQVNINSQELWEEMLCLKGLIVVDAFQAWCGPCKTVVDLFRKVRNEVGSDFLHFAVAEVDSIDALKKYRGKCKPVFLFYAGGELVAVVRGANAPLLQKTILEQLAVERKALEHGGKCVVVQDRAFSREEGYITALQE; encoded by the exons ATGGctgcaaagaaaaaggaggtaGTACTGCAG GTTAACATCAATAGCCAGGAGCTTTGGGAAGAAATGCTGTGTCTCAAAGGACTCATTG TGGTTGATGCATTTCAAGCCTGGTGTGGTCCATGCAAAACAGTAGTGGATCTTTTCCGAAAAGTAAGGAATGAAGTTGGCAGTGATTTCCTGCATTTTGCTGTG GCTGAAGTTGATTCCATTGATGctctgaaaaaatacagaggaaaatgcAAGCCTGTCTTTCTGTTCTATGCA GGAGGAGAATTAGTAGCTGTTGTAAGAGGAGCGAATGCACCATTGCTGCAGAAGACCATCCTGGAACAGCTGGCAGTGGAAAGGAAGGCTTTAGAACATGGAGGAAAGTGTGTGGTG GTACAAGACAGAGCCTTCTCCAGAGAGGAGGGATACATAACTGCTCTTCAGGAATAA